The sequence CGCTGGAATGCTAACTGATAAAAGGGGGGAATTCAGTTTTGAAAACCTGGCCATCATGTCCAGTTACCGCTTAAAGATAACTGCCATTGGTTTCAAGGAGATCGACCAGAAAGTGGGCTTTGAATTCAAACCCGGTGGCGGAGATATGTCACGTGCACTTTCGGCAGTGGATAAAGACCTGGGGAACCTGAAAATGGAAGCAGATGCCACTACGCTGGCGAATGTTACCGTAACGGGATCAAAACCCTTGGTGACCTCGAGCATAGACCGGAAGGTCTTTAATGTGGAAAAAAACATTAATTCGGCCGGTGGAACCGCTGTGGATGTAATGAAGAATGTGCCTTCCCTGCAGGTTGACCTCGATGGAAATGTGACCCTGCGTAATGCCAGTCCGCAGATCTATGTAGATGGCCGTCCAACGACCTTAACACTTGAACAGATCCCGGCAGACGCCATTTCAACTGTAGAAGTCATAACCAATCCATCTGCGAAATTTGATGCCTCCGGCGGGACTGCCGGTATCCTGAATATCGTATTGAAGAAGAATAAAAAAATCGGCTACAGTGGCAACCTGCGCGGTGGAGTGGATATGCGTGGCAAAGTGAACGGTGGTGCGGATTTCAACCTTCGCCAGAATAAGATCAACCTGTTTGGAAATGTGAATTATAACCAAAGGAAATCAATTTCAGATGGTGAAACAGAAAGGCTGTCCAGTTTTGGAAAACCAATTACTGAGTTACACCAGTACGATCATTCTGTGAATGAAGGCAGGTTCGCATTTGGAAGGTTTGGCGCAGATTATTTCATCAATAACAGGAATACGATAACTGCAGGCATCAGCCTAGTAGGCGGAAAATTTAAGCCCAGGACTGTAAGTGATATTTTTGTTGACACCCTGTATGAAGGCAGTACCACTCAATCGTACAGCCAGCGTAACTCCAATACTGAAGGTAGTTTCCAAAACCTGGGATCATCCCTGGGCTACAAACATAATTTCTCGAAGCCCGGCAAGGAATTAACGGCGGACCTGAACTTCAACAAGAGCCACAATGAGAGCAATAATAATGTGCTTACCTATATTTATCCCATTGCGGGATCGGAATTAAATTCCCGTGCCTATAACCAGCTACTGGCAGGCGAAGGGAATAACAAGTTCTTTACAGCGCAAACTGATTTCGTAAACCCGTTGTCTGAGAACGCAAAGCTGGAAATGGGCCTCAGGGCACAATTGCGGGGGGTGGACAGCCGAAATGATATCGCGCAGCGGTTGCCGGATGGCACCATTGTACCCCTGGAGGAATTGTCGTCCAAATATAAAAACAGCGACCAGGTATATGCTGCCTATACGTCCTTTTCTAATAAATACAAGAAGCTGGGTTACCAGTTGGGTTTAAGGGTGGAAAGCTCTTCATATGAAGGCACTGTATATTCTACGACCGCCACTATGAAAGATACTTCACAGTACTTCAGCAATACTTTCCCGCTAAGCCTTTTCCCAAGTATATTCCTGAAGTACGACCTGGGCAAACAGCAGGACCTCCAATTCAGTTATACCCGGCGCATCAACCGGCCGAATTTCTTCCAGTTATTTCCCTTTACAGACTATTCAGATTCGCTGAACCTGAACCGTGGTAACCCTGACCTGAAGCCCGAGTTCACCAACTCCCTGGAAGGGTCTTATATGAAGACCTATGAGAACAGCAATAACCTCATGGGATCTATTTACCTGAAGCATACAGAAAACCAGATTACCCGTATCCAGCAAAAAGAAGCGAACCCGATCTCAGGCGATACGGTGCTGATCAATACCTATACCAATGCCAACAGCAGTTTTGTGGGCGGAATAGAACTGACGTCAAAAACCATCTTTTATAAATGGTGGGAACTGAATGCCAACCTGAATTTATATACCTCAAAAATCAATATCGATGATCCCAACGTGGTGGAGCAGGATAATATGTTCAGTTACTTTTTTAAACTAAATAATACATTCCGGTTGCCTAAGAATTTTACCGTGCAGCTGAGTGGTGAATATACGTCCAAGACCATCCTGCCGCCAGGCGGAAGTGGGGGTGGCAACCGCTTTGGGGGTGGTTTTATGGGCGGTCCTTCCAATTCGGCCCAGGGTTATGTTCGTCCAACCTACTATGTGGACCTTTCTGTAAAATATGAATTCCTGAAAAACAAAGCAGCAGCGGTTACCTTAAGCTGGAGTGATATATTCCGTACCCGTGTAAATGATGTGCACTCCGAGTCTGCTTTTTTCATCCAGGATGCGTTCCGCAGAAGGGACCCGCAATTCCTGCGCCTTGGATTCTCTTACCGGTTCGGGAAATTTGATGCGTCCTTATTCAAGCGCAAAAATATCAGGGGCGAAATGCAGAATATGCAGAATGCGGGTGAAGGTGCACAGTTCTGATGACCGTTGTTTTCAGTCGTTTCTCCATAGGTTTGCTGATGACCCGCACCAACTGGATGACGGCAGAGACAAGGAATACGATGCCGACAAAAATATTGAGCAATTTCTGACCGGTATGTAAACGGTTCACCAACCATTTACCGCCATAAATAAACAGGAGCAGTCCAAGGATTGTTCCTGTTGCTATTCCCAGCGTATATACATTAAAGGCAAAGCTGGTGGATTGCAGTAATTGAATACTAAACAGGTAACTGGACCATAAAAACCAAAAAGGGATTTGTACGGGATTGATGGCACTCATGCTAAGGCCCAACCAAAAACGGTTCAGTGAATTATTCAGTAAGATGTTTTTTTGTTTTGCAGCCGGCTTTGCTGCTGTATAAAAACTACTGGTGGCCAGCACCAGGAAAAGTACTACAGTGGCCCACTCCAGCGCATGGAATATGTGCTGGTTGGCTAAGATAAAATCTATCCCTTTAAGGGAAATCCGCACATAGATCAATTCAACCAGGGCCACTCCAAGTGCAAATACAAGGGCCTTCCGGACCGTTTCCTGAACAGCAATTTGCATCGCGGTGATGTTGAGCGTACCCAGGGGCAGGCTACCCAGGAAACTGATGATCATCCCGGCCAGGAAAATTTTTGCACCACTAAACATATAATTGTTCTATCTTCTTTTCGAATGCTGCATTATCGCGGAACATCTGGCGGCCATCCTTATACGACATATAAGGCACGCCATTTTTATGGTTGCGCCGGCTTACCCTGAACAACAGGATCCAATGCCTTATGATCTCCTTCCAGGCATAAAATACGCTATGGCGCGGGTCATACATATGGGTGGGCTCCGACCCTGCCCCATTCAGTTCAATAATCGAGAAATCTTTCCCCTGGCCAAGTGAATCCCAGTCTTTGAACCTGATATCCAGCCGGCCATAATAAAACCCCTTGATCTCGTGGGCAATTTCGTCAATTTTCTGTTCCAGAGCTGCGGTCACCAGGTGGCTGTCATCCAGGAACTTTGCACCCCGTGCATGATTGCCATAAGGCACCAGCTCCTTTTTTACACCTGCGGCAAGCACCTGTTCAAGGCCCTTGCCAAACATTGCCTCGAGGGCCGGCAGTTGCAGGATGAATCGTTTTTCCTGCATCACCAATTCCCTGATCGTTTGCTGGCCGTTACCTGTTACACCTAAAAACTCCTTACCCACGATCCCGGTTATGCGCCCACGGGGTTCACCAGGCAGGCGATAATAAAATATACCCACTTCTTTTTCGTAACCGATATATTCCTGTACCAGGAAATCGAGCGCTGAGTCATTACAATAAGTGATTATATCCTGCTCTGAATATAATTTCCTGACCCCCATTCCCCTCGCGCCTATATTTGGTTTCCCGATCATCGGGAAACTGAATTGCCCTTCCCGGATGGTCTCCAATACGAGATCAATATCGGCAGGCAGGGAAAAATAGAGGGTACGCGGATAATAGTTTGCAGGGATCAGGTTGTAAATCTCGATTTTAGATTCCATCAGGAACCCGCCATTCATGATCGTAGGATTCGAAGCAGAAAAAAAGAATAGCGACCTGGCCCTTGCGCATAGAATAAGCCAGATCGGAATAATGGGCGCATATACCGTGTTGAAAGACCAGTATTCCCAATTGAATAACCTGATAAAAAATGGCCGGTGTAATAATCTTTGGAACCAATTCATGAATGTAGTTGGGGGACGGTTTTGTAAGTGATCGCTGCGTGGTGTTTTTCACCGTTTTGCAGGTCTGTATAATGCATGGCCGCACCATTTTCACCGGCCTCAATGCAGGTGATGCTGACCGTTAGTAACTGGCCATGGCGGTTCATCCGGATATTATTAAAATCATTGCTCTTGCCACCAAAGAGATGAAAATCAAGGATGTTGGAAACATTTGGGTTGGGGTACAGGCTTTTCCAATCCCTGAACCATTCCTCGCGCTCCCGAACCATTGCCTCGTCGTATAGCGTGGCTGAGGACCAGATATGCGGTTGGTCAGCCGGAACCGGTTGTACAAGTTTCTGCAAGCCATCCCACCTGTTCACCGTTAAACTACCAGGCCTGAAAAGAATAATGGTGAAAGGTTCAATATTACCGAGATCAATTTCCCTGAATGCAGTATCCATATCCGCACTGGCGACAATATCTAAAAAAACAAGCCCCCTGCTCCTGTTGTAAGGATATGCTGGCTCATGCTTTTGAAAGGCCCCATTCAATAATACCCCAAATTGTCCGGCATCCTGCATGGCAATCCAGGTTCCTGCTGCATCAGGGTCTTTGGGATATACCAGGCCAATGCCATTTAACTGGTAAAACATTGGCGGAAGTGCTACTGACCTTTGTATTTTTTCATCACGGTTAGAGGTGATCAGAACACCGGATGTTGTTGGAATAAACGTTACTGTGCACATGCTTTCTTAAACTTCTGGGTTGAAGGGGCCACCCCGAAACCTTCGGGCAGTTCAAGATCTGTTACTTCCAGGATACCCACTTTGATCAGGGCCATATGGTGGATGGCATGTTCCAGGTTATAAGCGATCTCCCGGAAGAAATTGGTGTCTAGTGCAATAGCCAGGTCATTTTCATCCAGGTAGGTTGCTTCAAGGACAAGGGTTTTATTTGGCCTGGCCAGGTCTGAAAACAGTGTTTTCATAATTGACAACGTGAAGGATCGGTCTGTTTCAATGCGTCTATTACGGGGCCGCTTTTCATAATTCACTATTCCGTCTGCATACCCAGCCAGCAGGCATTGAAACATTTCAATAATATGCCTGGTATGCTGGCCAATGGTGGCGTTGGAAAGGTTCTTACAGGGTTGGCTAAACTGTTGTTCATTCAGCAGTAAAATCGTAGCGCTTAACTGGCCCAGGACATGTTGGATCGCGAAATGTAGCTGCATAGGTTAACAATCTCAGGCTTGAATATAATATTTTTTCCGGCAAATTACCTGGCGCTGACTTTCAAAAAGACTGTGGCATCATCAGATAGAGAAACACTGTTACTGCCCACTTTATAATCTAACCGGTTGATGGTGAATTCACCCTCAAATATATACCCGGAAGCTGCCGGCTTTACCGTAAATGGAAGGTCAATTTTACGGCTGGCGCCTTTCATGGTTAAAACACCATGCAGGATGTACGAACCGATTTGCTTTCCGGATGTAATGGTTTCACTTTTAATAAAAATCTGCGGGAAATGTTCAACATCAAAATAGGCATCGGACCTGAGGTGCCTGTCGCGTGTATTATTGCCTGTTTCAATGGTGCCGGCTGAAATGCTGACATCAAATGCTGACCGGGAAAGATTTGCAGCATCAAAACTGATCTTACCGGTGATTCCTTTGAAACTGCCATTTGTACTGAACCCAAAGTTTTTGATCGAAAAGCGGATGGAGGACTCATTGTCAACAGGGACCAGTTGCTGGGCTGCACCCCTTGCCGGGAAGAGGGTGCCTATTATAAAAGCCAGTATGATCAAGTGTTTCATAGTTACCTGTTGAACTGATAGCTGTTTGGGCCGGAATGCAAGATAAACCTCTGGATTGAGGCTGCAATTACCACGGCCATCTGTTAGCAAAACATTAAAGGTGCAGGTACAGATATGCCGCATTTCCTATAGATTTACAAAAATAATTAGTGCATGCAGGTACCCACAATGGCAGAGATGATGGCCAATGGTGATAGTCCCGAAGTTTTATTCTGGGTAGGATGCGCCGGTAGTTTTGACCAGCGCGCCCAGAAGGTCACCAAAGCATTTGCATTGATATTACAGACTGTGGGCATAAAGTTTGCGATCCTGGGAAAGGAAGAAATGTGTACGGGCGATCCTGTCAGAAGGGCGGGAAATGAATTTATGTTCCAGATGATGGCCTACCAGAATATCCAGGTATTAAATGGTTATGGCATCAAAAAAATCGTAACCACCTGTCCGCATTGTTTCAATACCTTAAAAAATGAATATGCTGAATTAGGGGGGCAATATGAAGTAATACACCATGCGACTTTTTTACAACAGCTAATCGATGAAGGCCGCATCATTATGAAAGAAGGTGGCGCGTTCAAGGGTAAAAAAATCACGTATCACGATAGTTGTTACCTGGGCCGTGCAAATGGCATATATGATGCACCCAGGAAAGTATTGGCCGCGCTTGATGCCGAACTGGTGGAGATGAAAAGATGCCGGGCTAATGGACTGTGTTGTGGCGCCGGTGGTGCTCAGATGTTCAAGGAAGAAGAAAAGGGAACTACGCGCGTGAACTGGGAGCGTACAACCGAAGCTATAGCAACAGGCGCCACAGTGATTGCTGCAGCTTGTCCGTTTTGCAATACGATGATGACCGATGGTGTTAAGACCCGGGAAATGGAAGAAAGTGTGCAGGTGCTGGATATTGCGGAACTGATTGCAGCTGGGTTATAAAGCGGGGTTTTCTTAACTTTACACCATGAACCTGGAATATAAAAGCCTATTACCCCAAGATTTCCACCCCGGCTCCAGGGTGTGGATCTACCAGAGCAACCGGATTTTCGGCATGATGGAAGCCCTGCAAATTGAAAAAATGCTTCATGATTTTATTGCCGGCTGGCAGGCCCACGGGGATAAAGTGAAAGGATATGGAACCCTGTTCTTCGGACAGTTCATCATCCTGATGGCCGATGAAACGCAAACGGGTGTAAGTGGTTGCAGTACGGATAGTTCGGTGCGATTGATCAAGGCTATTGAACAGCAGTTCAACGTTAGCATGTTCGACCGGCAGTTATTGGCCTTTGTGGTGAAAGATAAAGTGCAGTTACTTCCTTTGGCGCAATTGAATCATGCCATGGAGAACCAGTTCATCACTGGTGATACCCTCTACTTCAATAACCTGGCAGCCACCAAAGCAGAACTGGAGAAAAACTGGATCATACCGGTAAAAGAAAGCTGGCTAAAGGGCCGCATTAAAACTGCAGTATAAAAGCACTGCCCTCCCCTTCCACACTTTGCACCTGGATATTGCCTTTGTGCAACATCATGATCTGTTTGCAAAGGCTGAGGCCGATCCCGCTACCGGTCTTTTTGGTGCTGAAAAAGGGAATAAAGATTTTCTCTAAAACCTCCTGTGACATACCGGCGCCGTTATCGGTCACTTTGATGATAGTTTTGCCCTTTGGACCGGTATTGGCCGATAAAATCACTTTCGGATGAGCGCTATCCTTAACGGCATCCATCGCATTTACCAGCAGGTTGATCAATACCTGTTCAAGCAGGTTAATATCGGCCTCAAGGGCCAGTTCAGGTTCCTTTAAAATGATTTCCAGTTCAAACTTTTTCTGTTCGAAAGTTGGCTGCATCAATTGTTGCAGGTTTCTGAATAAATCGATCACATAAATATTCTTCAGGTGCAGTTCACTGATCTTATTCAGGTTCCTGTAGGTCTCGGCAAACCGCAACAAACCCTCACTCCTGCGCTTAATCGTCTCGATACCCAATTCAAGGTCTTCCAGTGATCCGTTCTTATCTTCAATTTCGCTGGCAGCCATGTGCAGCCTGTTTTTCAGCGTGTCTGCAAGAGAGGAGATCGGTGCAACAGAATTCATGATCTCATGTGTCATTACATTCAATAATTTCTGCCAGGCTTTCGATTCCGTTTCATCCAATGCTTCGTTCACATTCTGGAAGGCGATCAGTTTATATTGCTTTCCTTCTGTCTGGAAGGCTGTGCAGGATACCAGGATTTTGAAACTCCCTTTGTCGAGATGGGCAGTAGCCACTTTTCCTTCACCCGGACGAATATTCAGGACCACCTGGTACAATTCAGGATCGCGCTTTTCAAGGGAATGCACGGTTTTCAGGTAGGGTAATTGTAACATCCGTTTCAGGGATTCATTCATCCAGACCACACTTCCACCTTCCATTTCATAATTCAGGATACCCGTATCAACCAACTCCAGAATCTTTTGCAGGTACTGGTATTGGGTTTCCTTTTCCTTACTGATAACTTTAAACGTAGAATTGATCTCGTTGAAACCCTGGCGTAATGGTTGTAATTCAGCGGGTGCATGCTTTACATCAAAATACCGGGAGAAGTCCCGGTAATGCACGGCCTCAACAAACTGATCCAGCTCATCCTGCGCCTTACGCTGGTAACGGTACAGGTCCAGCACCTGGTAGGCCAGGACAGGGGCAATCAGAAAAAGGTATTTATATTGAAGGCTGACCAATAGATATGCAGCAGCACAGAGCACTGCGAAAAGCAGCACAATCCTGATGAACAACCGGTTTTCGCCTTTTTTAAATATCATACTTGCTTAATCTGCGGTAAAGTGCGGTACGCGTAAGGCCTAATTCCCTGGCCGCTTTAGTGATATTTCCGTTATGTTTTTCAATGACCTTTAAAATGGTATTTTTTTCGATGGCACTCAGTTTCAGCTCAGAAGGCTCATCATTATCTTCGGTCACAAATTCGATTGGAGAGAATAAAAGATCGCTTGCTTTCAGCACCTCCCCTTCCGCCATAATCACCGCTCTTTCGATGGTATACTGCAGTTCCCGGACATTCCCGGGAAATGCATAGGTCAACAATTTGTCGGTAGCGCTTTCATCGAAATTCAATAGCGGCTTCATATACTTTTTACTGTACATGGTGTTGAAATAATTTGCCAGCAGTAAAATATCTTTTCCTCTTTTTCTAAGCGGCGGCATGATGATCTCTACCGTATTGATGCGGTAAATCAGGTCCTTCCGGAAACGGTTCTCATTGGCCAGTTCAGAGATGGGCAGGTTAGTGGCACAGATGAGGCGGACATCAATGGGGATGGGCGTATTCGAACCCAGCCTGATCACCTGCCTGTTCTGCAACACACTCAGCAATTTTGCCTGTTGCTGTAAGCTGATGTTCCCGATCTCATCGAGAAAAACTGTGCCACCGTTGGCCGCTTCGAAACGGCCGGCACGGTCTTCACGGGCATCAGTGAACGCGCCTTTTTTATGTCCGAATAATTCACTTTCAAACAAAGAATCGGTTAACGCACCCACATCCACCTTCACAAAAGGCTTGTCGGCCCTCAGGGAATGCTGGTGGATCGCTTTAGCAATGAGGTCTTTGCCGGTGCCGTTCTCACCCAATACCAGGATATTGGCATCAGTTGGGGCGATCTTTTCGATCTTATAAAAGATGGCCTGCATCTGTTCAGAGTTCCCCAAAAGTTCATTGCCAATGAGGGAGCCCGCCGGCAAACTTTTATCGCCGGAATGATCACCATCACGTTTCTTCAATACTTCCCTGATGGTATTGATGAGGCGGTCGTTATGCCAGGGCTTCACAACAAAATCTGAAGCACCGTCTTTCAGGGAGCGAACAGCCAGGTCAACATCACCATAGGCAGTGATCATGATCACTGCTGCGTCGGACTTCAATTCCTTCACCTTGCGCAACCAGAACAGGCCTTCATTACCTGTATTGATAGAACTTGTGAAATTCATATCCAGCAAAATCACATCAAATTTTTTATTGCTGAGGATTTGCTGTAACAATTGCGGGTTCTTTTCCGTCACAACATCTTTGACTTCTGTTTTGAGCAGGAGGCGTACCGCAGTGAGGACGTCGGTGTCATCGTCGACCACCAGGATGGATGCATTTTTTAAAGTCATAATTATTCGTTGCAATGATAGGATTTTTTTTTGCTCCACCCGCCGGTTGCTACCGGGTGGATGGAGGAAACAAAAGCGGACAGTTGTTGTATCGAAAGCGGACAGTTGTTGTATTAGCCGGTTTCACATAATATTGATTTACAGCACATTAAAATATGGCACGGGGTTTATCTATATAGGTTCAGAATAAAGACAGGAACCGAAAAAAACATTAACGTGGATAGAGTTATAGAAAAAAAGAAATGGTCGACCAAGCGAATCCTGACCATAGCCGGAGTTACCGCATTAGTGGCCCTGATTACTGGCAGCTACTATTTTACTTCAGGTAACAGCCAGTTGAATGTAGACACAGAAAGAATTACGATCGCCGAGATCAAGAAAGGTATATTCCAGGAAAATATTCCGGTAAATGGGATAGTGCTGCCGGTGACCACTATTTACCTGGATGCAACAGAAGGTGGCCGGGTGGAAGAAAAGTATGTGGAAGATGGGGCAATCATGAAAAAAGGCCAACCTATCATGAGGTTGAGTAATACTGACCTGGAGCTGAGCCTGTCGAACCAGGAAACGCAGGTATTCAATGTTTTGACACAAATGCAGATCTCAAAAAACAATGCCGACCAGAATACCATTACCCGCCTGAACCAGATGGCAGAAGTGGATAATGCTGTGAAAGAAGCTGAAAGGGTATATACCGTAAATAAAAAATTATATGCCCAGAAGGCCATTGGTGCCCAGGAATACAAATCT comes from Flavihumibacter fluvii and encodes:
- a CDS encoding LysE family translocator; this encodes MFSGAKIFLAGMIISFLGSLPLGTLNITAMQIAVQETVRKALVFALGVALVELIYVRISLKGIDFILANQHIFHALEWATVVLFLVLATSSFYTAAKPAAKQKNILLNNSLNRFWLGLSMSAINPVQIPFWFLWSSYLFSIQLLQSTSFAFNVYTLGIATGTILGLLLFIYGGKWLVNRLHTGQKLLNIFVGIVFLVSAVIQLVRVISKPMEKRLKTTVIRTVHLHPHSAYSAFRP
- a CDS encoding sigma-54-dependent transcriptional regulator, translating into MTLKNASILVVDDDTDVLTAVRLLLKTEVKDVVTEKNPQLLQQILSNKKFDVILLDMNFTSSINTGNEGLFWLRKVKELKSDAAVIMITAYGDVDLAVRSLKDGASDFVVKPWHNDRLINTIREVLKKRDGDHSGDKSLPAGSLIGNELLGNSEQMQAIFYKIEKIAPTDANILVLGENGTGKDLIAKAIHQHSLRADKPFVKVDVGALTDSLFESELFGHKKGAFTDAREDRAGRFEAANGGTVFLDEIGNISLQQQAKLLSVLQNRQVIRLGSNTPIPIDVRLICATNLPISELANENRFRKDLIYRINTVEIIMPPLRKRGKDILLLANYFNTMYSKKYMKPLLNFDESATDKLLTYAFPGNVRELQYTIERAVIMAEGEVLKASDLLFSPIEFVTEDNDEPSELKLSAIEKNTILKVIEKHNGNITKAARELGLTRTALYRRLSKYDI
- a CDS encoding sensor histidine kinase: MIFKKGENRLFIRIVLLFAVLCAAAYLLVSLQYKYLFLIAPVLAYQVLDLYRYQRKAQDELDQFVEAVHYRDFSRYFDVKHAPAELQPLRQGFNEINSTFKVISKEKETQYQYLQKILELVDTGILNYEMEGGSVVWMNESLKRMLQLPYLKTVHSLEKRDPELYQVVLNIRPGEGKVATAHLDKGSFKILVSCTAFQTEGKQYKLIAFQNVNEALDETESKAWQKLLNVMTHEIMNSVAPISSLADTLKNRLHMAASEIEDKNGSLEDLELGIETIKRRSEGLLRFAETYRNLNKISELHLKNIYVIDLFRNLQQLMQPTFEQKKFELEIILKEPELALEADINLLEQVLINLLVNAMDAVKDSAHPKVILSANTGPKGKTIIKVTDNGAGMSQEVLEKIFIPFFSTKKTGSGIGLSLCKQIMMLHKGNIQVQSVEGEGSAFILQF
- a CDS encoding NRDE family protein, with translation MCTVTFIPTTSGVLITSNRDEKIQRSVALPPMFYQLNGIGLVYPKDPDAAGTWIAMQDAGQFGVLLNGAFQKHEPAYPYNRSRGLVFLDIVASADMDTAFREIDLGNIEPFTIILFRPGSLTVNRWDGLQKLVQPVPADQPHIWSSATLYDEAMVREREEWFRDWKSLYPNPNVSNILDFHLFGGKSNDFNNIRMNRHGQLLTVSITCIEAGENGAAMHYTDLQNGEKHHAAITYKTVPQLHS
- a CDS encoding (Fe-S)-binding protein; this encodes MQVPTMAEMMANGDSPEVLFWVGCAGSFDQRAQKVTKAFALILQTVGIKFAILGKEEMCTGDPVRRAGNEFMFQMMAYQNIQVLNGYGIKKIVTTCPHCFNTLKNEYAELGGQYEVIHHATFLQQLIDEGRIIMKEGGAFKGKKITYHDSCYLGRANGIYDAPRKVLAALDAELVEMKRCRANGLCCGAGGAQMFKEEEKGTTRVNWERTTEAIATGATVIAAACPFCNTMMTDGVKTREMEESVQVLDIAELIAAGL
- a CDS encoding TonB-dependent receptor; the protein is MKKKLLVFLSLVYCAISVAQIPSGAGGARPNAGGAAMNIGHFYGRIVEKASNKGIEAASVQLIQSKFDTLTKKRKDTLVAGMLTDKRGEFSFENLAIMSSYRLKITAIGFKEIDQKVGFEFKPGGGDMSRALSAVDKDLGNLKMEADATTLANVTVTGSKPLVTSSIDRKVFNVEKNINSAGGTAVDVMKNVPSLQVDLDGNVTLRNASPQIYVDGRPTTLTLEQIPADAISTVEVITNPSAKFDASGGTAGILNIVLKKNKKIGYSGNLRGGVDMRGKVNGGADFNLRQNKINLFGNVNYNQRKSISDGETERLSSFGKPITELHQYDHSVNEGRFAFGRFGADYFINNRNTITAGISLVGGKFKPRTVSDIFVDTLYEGSTTQSYSQRNSNTEGSFQNLGSSLGYKHNFSKPGKELTADLNFNKSHNESNNNVLTYIYPIAGSELNSRAYNQLLAGEGNNKFFTAQTDFVNPLSENAKLEMGLRAQLRGVDSRNDIAQRLPDGTIVPLEELSSKYKNSDQVYAAYTSFSNKYKKLGYQLGLRVESSSYEGTVYSTTATMKDTSQYFSNTFPLSLFPSIFLKYDLGKQQDLQFSYTRRINRPNFFQLFPFTDYSDSLNLNRGNPDLKPEFTNSLEGSYMKTYENSNNLMGSIYLKHTENQITRIQQKEANPISGDTVLINTYTNANSSFVGGIELTSKTIFYKWWELNANLNLYTSKINIDDPNVVEQDNMFSYFFKLNNTFRLPKNFTVQLSGEYTSKTILPPGGSGGGNRFGGGFMGGPSNSAQGYVRPTYYVDLSVKYEFLKNKAAAVTLSWSDIFRTRVNDVHSESAFFIQDAFRRRDPQFLRLGFSYRFGKFDASLFKRKNIRGEMQNMQNAGEGAQF
- a CDS encoding YceI family protein; translated protein: MKHLIILAFIIGTLFPARGAAQQLVPVDNESSIRFSIKNFGFSTNGSFKGITGKISFDAANLSRSAFDVSISAGTIETGNNTRDRHLRSDAYFDVEHFPQIFIKSETITSGKQIGSYILHGVLTMKGASRKIDLPFTVKPAASGYIFEGEFTINRLDYKVGSNSVSLSDDATVFLKVSAR